ATCAAGGATGCCGCCCGCGGGCAGATGTATATTCTTGTGGACCATGAAGATCGCGAGAACGAAGGCGACCTGATCATCCCGGCCGAATTTGCCGATGCCGATGCGATCAACTTCATGGCGACCCATGGGCGCGGGCTGATCTGCCTGCCGATGACAGCCGAGCGGATTGACCGGCTCGGCCTGCCGATGATGGCGGTCAATAATTCCAGCCGGATGGAAACCGCCTTTACCGTCTCGATCGAGGCGCGCGAGGGTGTGACCACCGGCATTTCCGCCGGTGACCGGGCGCTGACCGTGGCCACCGCGATCAACGAACAGAACACCATGGCAGACCTTGCCACGCCGGGGCATCTTTTCCCGCTGCGCGCGCGCACTGGCGGGGTGCTGGTTCGGGCCGGGCATACCGAAGCTTCGGTCGATATCTCAAGGCTGGCGGGGCTGAACCCATCGGCGGTGATTTGCGAAATCATGCGCGACGATGGTGAAATGGCGCGGCTGCCCGATTTGGTGGATTTCGCCAAAACGCATGGCCTCAAGATCGGGACGATTTCCGATCTGATCGCCTATCGTCACAAGCATGACAATCTGGTGCGTGAGACCAAGCGCCGCGAGGTCGAGTCGGTTCATGGCGGCACCTGGGAAATGCGCGTTTTCGCCGATCAGATCACCGGCACCGAACATATCGCGCTGATCAAGGGCGATATCACCACGCCCGAGCCGGTTCTGGTGCGCGCCCATGCGATCAACGAACTGGAAGACATGCTGGGCCTTGGCCCGTCTCGCCCGGACGAGTTGGCCACCGCGATGGAGATCATCGCCGCCGAGGGGCGCGGTGCGGTGCTGCTCTTCCGGGAGCCACATCCCAAGCTCAATCTGGGCGAGGAAGACGAGGCCCCGAAGATCGTCAAGCGCACCGGGCTTGGCTCTCAAATCATGGTGCGGCTGGGCCTCACCAGCCTGACCCTGCTGACCGATTCGCCCAGCACGCGCTATCTGGGGATCGAAGCATTCGGGCTTTCCATCGCGGGCACCCGCCCGATTCATCAGAAAGGTTGAGCCAATGGCCGAAAGTCATGATGCACTGAACCGCCCCACATTCGACAAGCCGGTGAAGCTTTTGATCGTCGCCGCGCCGTTTTATCGCCCGATTGCCGATAACCTGATCAAAGGTGCCGTGGCCGAGATCGAGGCGGCGGGCGGCAGCCATGAGGTTGTCGAAGTCCCCGGCGCGCTTGAAGTGCCGACTGCCATTGGCATTGCCGAGCGGTTGTCGAATTTCGATGGTTACGTCGCGCTTGGCTGTGTCATTCGCGGTGAGACCACGCATTATGAGACGGTGTGCAACGATAGCTCGCGCGCGCTTCAACTGCTTGGCCTGCAAGGGCTTTGCATTGGCAATGGTATCCTGACGGTCGAGACCGAGGCACAGGCGATTGCGCGCGCCGATCCGGGCGGCATGAACAAGGGCGGAGGGGCAGCGGCGGCGGCCTTGCATCTTCTGGCGCTCACCCGTAAGTGGGGCGCCCGGCGCAAGGGGGTAGGGTTCCTCCCGGAGGCGGAAGAATATCGCATCGCCGGTGATTTGAAGGACACTCCCAAGGCATGACCACGTCAGGCAATCAGAAGCGCAAGATGAAATCGGCAGCCCGGCTTTATGCCGTGCAGGCGCTGTTTCAGATGGAACATTCCGGCCAGACGGTCGAAGCGGTGATACACGAGTTTGAAGATCACCGTTTCGGTGCCGAATATGACGGGGCCGAGATGATCGAGGGGGATTCCGATCATTTCCGGCACTTGATGGAATGGGCGGTGAATTATCAGGCACCGATTGACCAGATGACCGACCGGGCATTGGTGGCAAAATGGCCCATCGCGCGGATTGATCCGACGTTGCGGGCGCTGTTTCGCGCCGCAGGGGCGGAAATGACGCAGGGCGATACCCCGCCCAAGGTGGTGATTACCGAGTTTGTCGATGTGGCCCGCGCGTTCTTTCCCGAAGGCAAGGAGCCGCAATTCGTCAACGCCGTGCTGGACCACATGGCGCATGAGGCCAAGCCGGAGGCGTTCTAAGCAGTGTGTCGTAAGGTGGGCACTCTGCCCAGCTTTCCCCAACAGCGTGGTTCACCCCGCTTACGCGACTCGCGCCACCACGTAATCTGCCAAATCGTTCAACATGTTACGCACGGGATGTGCAGGTAACACATCCAGCGCGGCGCGCGCCTTGGCAGCCCAAAGAAGCGCATCGGTTTGGGTCGCTTTGAGCGCACCATGTTTGTCCAGAATCGCCATCGCCTGCGCCAGATCGCCGTCGCGCTGATCGCCCTTTTCAATCGTGCGGGTCCAGAAGGCGCGCTCTTCGCTGTCGGCCAATGCGACCGCCTTGATCACCGGCAAGGTGAGTTTGCGCTCGCGGAAATCATCCCCGAGGTTCTTGCCCGTGGCGGCAGTATCGCCCGCGTAATCCAGCAAATCATCGACAATCTGGAAAGCGATGCCCAGCGCGTCGCCGTAAGCATGAAGCGCGCGCACCTGTTCCTCCGGCGCGCCTGCGATCACGCCGCCGACTTCGGTGGCGGCCGAGAAAAGCGCCGCCGTCTTGCCGCGCACCACTTGCAGATAGATGCTCTCATCGGTGGCCAGATCCTGTGCGGCGCTGAGTTGCAGAACCTCGCCCTCCGCAATCGTGGCCGAGGCGTTCGACAAGATCGACAGCACCCGGTGATTGCCGGTCTCTACCATCAACTGAAACGAGCGCGAAAACAGGTAATCGCCAACCAGAACCGAAGATTTGTTGTCCCAAAGCAGATTCGCCGTGGGCCGTCCGCGCCGTTGGGCGCTTTCGTCGACGACGTCATCATGCAGCAATGTCGCGGTGTGGATAAACTCCACCGTCGCGGCAAGATAAACCGCATAAGGCCCGTCGTAGCCGCACAAATCCGCCGCTGCCAACGTCAGCATCGGGCGTAGGCGCTTGCCACCCGCACCAACCAGATGCGCTGTCACCTCAGGGATACGCGGGGCGTGTTCGCTCGCCATCCGCTTGGCAATCAATGCGTTGACCGCAGCCATGCCGCCCGCCAGATGTTCGGCAAGCCGCTCCTGCGGTTTCGCGGCCGGTTGATCCAAGCCCATCACGCCCCCCAAAGCCTCTCTCGACAATCCCCAGTCATTCGCCTTATCTCGGCTCTATGAAACAGCTTCTGTCAACGCAAGACCTAACGGTCATCGCCTTCGCCAAGGCCCTGCTTCACGGCGAGGGTATAGCCGCCTTTGAAATGGACGTAAATATGAGCGTTCTCGAAGGCAGCATCGGAATTTTTCCGCGCCGGTTGCTGGTGCGCGCGACGGAATACGACGCTGCGGTGCGGGTAATGACCGATAACGGAATTGAAACGAATGGATGAGCCGAGCTGCGACCGCTTCCTTGGCGGACGGCTTCGGCTTTGGCAACCAAAGCACGGCTACCGCGCCGGGGTTGACCCGGTGCTGCTGGCGGCGGCGGTCAATGCGACGCCGGGGCAAAGCGTTCTCGATCTGGGCTGCGGCGTCGGGGCGGCGGGCCTGTGCCTTGCGGCGCGGGTGCCGGGCGTGGCTCTGACCGGGCTGGAAGTGCAACCGGACTATGCCGCGTTGGCGCGCCGCAATGCCGCCGAGAACGCCATCCCGTTCGAGGTGGTTGAGGGTGATCTGGCGGCGCTGCCCGCCGGGTTGAAAGCGCGCCGGTTTGATCATGTGATGATGAACCCGCCCTATTACGACCGCGCCACTGGCACGGCGGCGCGTGATCGCGGGCGTGAATTGGCGCTGGGCGGCGAATTACCCCTGTCCGCATGGGTCGATGTAGCGGCGCGGCGGCTTGCTCCCAAGGGCTTTTTGCACGTTATCATGCGGGCCGAGCGTCTGGCAGACCTGCTTTCGGCGGTGCAGGCACGCCTCGGCTCGCTTCAGCTTTTGCCGCTGATCCCGCGGCGCGGGCGTGACAGCCAATTGGTGATTCTGCGTGCCCGCAAGGGCGGCCGTGCGGCGTTTCGCCTGCATGACGGGCTGGTGCTGCACGAAGGCGCGGCGCATTCCGGTGACCGGGAAAACTACAGCGCGGAAATCCGCCGGGTGTTGCGCGAAGGTGCTGCGCTGGCGTTCCCGTCTTGAACTCGGGCGGGCCGATCATATGTCAGATTCAGCCTTTCTTCATCTATGACAGGTCTTGTCAGGTGACAGACGGCTAAAATTGTGCTGCACTCGGCACATGACATTCATTGAGAGGAGGACGCCCATGAGTTTGGTTTCGCACGTCGAGGAACTGAAGAAGAAACACCTATCCCTCTCCGAGCAGGTGGAACAAATGCAACGCGCCCCCGGCAGCGATGATGTCGAGATCGCGGAGATGAAAAAACAAAAACTGCGGCTGAAGGAAGAAATCGCCCGGTTGCAGATGGCAGCGGAATAAGCCTTAGCGCACCCGCCCGGCGCGTGCGGCCAATGCCGCACCGCCGGTAATCAGAATGGCAGAAAGCGCCAGCAGCCAGCTTGGCGCCGCAACGCCTGTCATCACAAGAATCAGCGTGGACAACAGCGGCGCCGCATAGGACGCGACGCCAAGCAGTTGAATATCGCCGCGCTTTACCCCGATATCCCAGACATAAAATGCCAACCCGACCGGCCCAAGGCCAAGCCCGATAGCGGCCCCCCAAGCGATCGGGCCTTGCGGCCAGACGGTTTTCTCCAGTGCGAAATGCAGCCCTGCAGAGAGAGCGGCGGTGGCAAGGCAGAAAACTGCCACAGTTTGCGTGGGTGCGTGGCCCAAACGGCGCGATAGCACCGAATACCCCGCCCAAGTAAGCGCGCAAGCCAGCGCCGCGAGATAGCCGGGCAGGGCGGAAACACCAATTTCAGCCCCGAGGCTTGCGCCGATGATCAACGCCGCCCCGGCAAACCCCAATAGCGCGCCAAGGATATGGCCCGCGCGCAGGTGCTCGCCCGGTAACAGGCCGGAAAACAGCACGATCAACAAGGGCCAGAGATAGGCAATCAGCCCTGCCTCTGCGGCGGGGGCCAGCCGCAGGGCGGTAAAGTAAAGCGCATGATAGCCGAAAAGCCCAAGCGTGCCAAAGGCATAGACGCGCCAGCTCACTCCCTTGAGCAGCGCAAGCCCGCCCGATACCCCGGCCCAGATCAGGCCGAGTGTGCCGCCGATGGCAAAGCAGATCGCGTTAAGCAAAAGCGGTGGCGTCGGCGCGCTTTTGACCGTCAGAAGCGCCAACAGCGCCCAGAGCAGCACGGCGATAAACCCGATTGCGGTGGCGCGCGCCCGACTCATATGACGGCGCGCGCCATGGTGCTGTGCTGTTCTCGGGCGGTCAGACGAAAAACTGTCCGCCATTGGCCGAAATGGTCGAGCCAGTGACAAACCCCGAGTCTTCGGAAGCGAGGAAAACGACACAGCGGGCAATCTCTTCGGGTTCGCCCAGACGGCCCACCGGGATTTGCCCGATGATCGATTCGCGCACTTTTTCCGGCACCGCCATCACCATATCGGTGCCGATATAGCCGGGGCAGATCGCGTTTGCCGTGATACCCGCGCGCGCGCCTTCTTGCGCCAGCGATTTCACGATGCCCAGATCGCCCGCTTTGGTCGCGGCATAGTTAACTTGCGCGAACTGGCCCTTCTGACCATTGATTGACGAAATCACAATCACCCGCCCGAATTTGCGCTCGCGCATCCCCGGCCAGACCGGGTGCACCGTGTTGAAAACGCCGGTCAGGTTGGTGTCGATCACCTGATGCCATTGTTCGGGGGTCATCTTGTGAAACGGCGCGTCGCGGGTGATGCCCGCATTGGCCACCACCACATCAATCGGGCCAATCTCGGATTCGACCTTGGCAATCCCTGCGGCGCTGTCGTCGTAATCGGCGACGTTCCATTTGTAGGTCTTGATGCCGGTTTCCTCGGTGAACTTCGCGGCGGCTTCATCGTTTCCGGCATAGGTTGCCGCGACGTTGTGCCCCGCAGCTTTCAAGGCTTTCGAGATCGCTTCCCCGATGCCGCGTGTGCCGCCTGTGACGAGTGCTGTACGTGCCATGATGTCCTCCTGAAATGGCGAATCCCTGTTGTAACTCTGTTACGTTTTTATCTGATGTTGCGCAACATTATTACTTTGTTGACGTCTACTTGCTGATGTCATGCACGCATTGTGCGAGGCCCGCCGCCAAGGCGCAAGCAAAAGGGCACCGCAAGGCGGCACCCCTCCTGATAATTGGTTCTGAAAGAGGTGTTTACGGGCGCTCAACGCACATCGCTACACCCATGCCACCGCCGATGCACAGCGTGGCAAGGCCTTTCTTGGCATCACGGCGTTTCATTTCGAACAGCAGCGTGTTGAGAATACGCGCGCCCGAGGCACCAATCGGGTGGCCGATGGCAATTGCGCCGCCATTGACGTTCACGATTGCCGGATCCCAGCCCAGTTCCTTGTTCACCGCCAGCGCCTGTGCGGCAAAGGCTTCATTGGCTTCCACGAGGTCAAGATCGTCAATGCTCCACCCGGCTTTTTCCAGCGCCTTGCGACTGGCATAGATCGGGCCGGCTCCCATGATCGACGGGTCAAGCCCGACGGTGGCGTAAGAAGCAATGCGCGCCAGCGGTTCGATACCGCGTTTTTCGGCCTCATCGGCGCTCATCAACAAAGTGCCAGCGGCCCCATCGTTGAGCCCCGATGCGTTGGCCGCAGTGACGGTGCCATCCTTGGTAAACGCCGGACGCAGCTTTTGCATGGCCTCGATCGTCGCGCCGTGGCGAATGTATTCATCCTGATCGACAACCGTTTCGCCTTTGCGGGTTTTCACCGTGAACGGCACGATTTCGTCGGCAAAACGTCCGGCTTTCTGCGCGGCTTCGGCCTTGTTTTGCGAGGCGACGGCGAATTCGTCCTGCTGATCGCGGGTGATCTGCCATTTCTCGGCAACGTTTTCGGCGGTTTGACCCATGTGATAACCGTTGAACGCGTCCCAAAGGCCGTCGCGGATCATGCTGTCGATATATTTCACATCGCCCATCTTGGTGCCTGCGCGCAAATGCGCGACATGCGGCGAAAGGCTCATGCTTTCCTGCCCGCCTGCGGCCACGATATCGGCATCACCCAGCGCGATATGCTGGGCCGCCAGCGCCACCGCGCGCAGGCCCGAGCCGCAAACCTGATTGATGCCCCAAGCGGCGCTTTCGATTGGCAGGCCAGCGTTGACATGCGCCTGCCGCGCCGGGTTTTGCCCCTGACCGGCGGAAAGCACCTGACCGAGAATGGTTTCGGACACTTCGCTTTTGTCGATGCCAGCGCGGGTTACCAATTCTTCAAGCACGGCGCGGCCAAGGTCATGCGCGGGCGTATTGGCAAATGCACCGGTAAACGAGCCCACGGGTGTGCGGGCGGCGGAGGCAATAACAACGTTGGTCATGGGTGGAATCCTCTTCGCTCATAAAGGGGCGGGGGTGGTGCGCTCTGCTGCCGTGTTCTTCTGAATTGGAACGACAACGCCCCCGGTCCCCGGCCCGGATCGCGCCTGTCATAGCTGATTTTCTGCATTGCGGCAACTGTGTGGTATGCCGCAGCATACGACTATGCCGTATCGCCGGGGGCTGCGCCCGCAGATCAGGCCGAGGCGCGCAGCTTTTCCGGCTGCGCCCATGCCGGATTCACGGTCGGTGCTCCGAAGTAGTAGCCTTGCAGACAATCAACGCCAATATTGGCGAGATAGGCCGCATCCGGTGCATTTTCGACAAATTCCGCCACCGTGAACATATCAAATTGCCGCGCAACCCCGACCAACGCGCGGGCGAGCACCTGATTGTCAGGGTTGTTATGGATACCGCGGACAAACTGGCCGTCGATTTTCAGAATATCGAAATAGAAATCGCGCAAATAGCGAAACGAGGTCAGCCCGGCACCGAAATCATCAAGTGCAAAGCTGATTCCCTCACCGCAGAGCTTCGCCATGAAGCTGCTGACCAACTCCGGTACCAGCATGGCCGATGATTCGGTAATTTCGAGAATCAGCCGCTCGGCAGCGGTGGCATCGGCCAGTAACCCGCGCTTGAGTGTATCAATCCAGCGTTCATAACCGATAGAGCGGGCAGACATGTTGATCGCCAGCCGCAGGTCCGGTTGCCGGGCCAACACCTTCAAGCCCTTTTCCAAAGCAATGCAGTCCAGAATACGCCCGGTTTCGGTCTGCTCAATCTCGTGGATGAAATCCTTGGCAGGAATCACCCGCCCGTCCGCGTCCTGCACCCGGATCAGCCCTTCGTAAAATGCTATGAACCCGGGGCGCGCGGCCTGCACGATGGGTTGAAACGCCAACAAGACCTGTTTGTGGCGCACCGCCGCATCGACCATTTCAAGCGTCGAACGCCGCCGCGATTGCACAGCATAACTAACCGGGTCTTCGTGACCCGCGGGCACATCGGCCCATATTCCCTTGTTCCCCCGAGGCATCTCTCTCTCCTCTGATATACCTTCACCAACTCACTCCGGTAAACATTGGCGGGGGAAGTCCTAACGCGGGGTGAAAATCGGCCGGATCAGTCGAATTGTCAGTGAAAACCGGGTGAAGGCGGCTCAGCCATCATCGGGCCGGGCCAATGAGAACGTGCTTTCGACCAGCGCATAATCGCGATAGCCCAACCGGGTCACCGGCACAAAACGGGTAATGTCGAACAGCCCGTCAACAAGGTGCTCATCACGCAGATGGATACCCGTCACCGTGCCGATGCACAGGAGATTCGCCTTGCCTTCGAGCTGGATAATCTGTGTCATCTTGCATTCCAGCGCCGCCGGGGCCGCCGCCACACGGGCGCAGGGAATGGTTTCGCACGCTGCGCGTTCAAGCCCGGCGTGATCGAACTCCGATTGATCGGCCGGAACCGCCTGAGAGCTGGCATTCATCGCGTCGAGCAGCGCCTGAGCGACGATATTGACACAAAACACCCCGGTTTCGCGGATGTTCGACATGCTGTCCTTGGCGCTGTCGCGATCAGCCTTGCTGCCGATATTGGCAAACGTTACCTGTGGCGGCGAATAGGCGGCACCGTTGAAAAACGAATACGGCGCAAGGTTATCGACACCAGCACTGCCACGGGTTGAAATCCAGCCGATCGGGCGTGGCACGATCAACGCATTGAACGGGTTGTGCGGCAGGCCGTGGCCATCTTCTGGGCGATAGAACATCAGACACCTTTCGGGTTGAGGAGGACGGTCGAGGCCCTTTTACGTTTGATCCCGCGCAGAGAAAACGTAAAACCGGGACCAAGAGCCAAAACACTCTGGCCGCGTGTCAGGGAGCAGACCACCCCGAAGGACCAAGGATAGCACGCGTGTTCGAACTTCTGCCGGAAAGCCCTGATGACTGGTGGGAGGTCGAAACTCTTTACGATCTTTGCTTTGCGCCGGGGCGCACGGCGCTTTCCTCATACCGTTTACGCGATGAGGTTGAGCCGGTGAAAGGGCTTTCCCTGGTGGCGCGCGAAAACGGGGCCGTGGGGGGGCAATCCGCTATTGGCCGGTGCGGATCAATGCGACACGGGCGCTGCTTTTGGGGCCGGTCGCGGTTCACCCAACGCATCAGGGTGAAGGGCTGGGCGGGTACTTGATCCGCGAAAGCTTGGCACTGGCGCGTGCGCAAGGCTGGGCGCGGGTGATGCTGGTGGGCGATGCGCCCTATTACGGGCGCTTCGGGTTTGCGCGGCTGGACAACGTGGAAATGCCGCCGCCGACCAACCCGGCGCGGGTTCTGGGGCTTGAGCTTCAGCCCGGTGCATGGCGTGCAATCGCAGGCCCGGTGACGCGCGACGCTTGAAATTTTGGCGCAGCAGGCCAATCTCTTTGCCAGACGAAAGGACAGCAACCATGGAAATTCTGCCCGATCCCCCTGGTGAACTTGATGTGAACGCCGAGCTGGATGCGCTGGCGAAACGCTATCGCGCCGCCGGTGGTGTTGGTATCCAGCTTTTGAACCTGATTGGCGGGCAGGCCGAAAATCTGCTTGAAAAACTCCCCGCACAGGTGCGCGCCGGGTTGGGCAATCAGACAGAGCGCGCGCTGCGTGCCGCGCTGCAAGCGGCACAAGGTTCACGCCGGGCGGTGCCGGATCAACCGGGCTGGCTCAATACCGCAGTCACCACCGCGATGGGGGCGGCGGGGGCTTTGGCGGCCTGCCCTCCGCACTGGCGGAATTGCCGGTGACAACCACGGTGCTGTTGCGCGCCATTCAGGGCATCGCCGACGAACATGGCTTTGACCCCGAAGAAGACGGCGTGCAGTTCGACTGCATTCAGGTTTTTGCCTCTGCCGGGCCGCTGGAACAAGATGACGGCTCTGATCTTGCGTTCCTTTCCACCCGCGTTCTGGTGACAGGTTCCGCCGTGCAGGCGCTGATTGCGCGGGTCTCCCCACGTCTTGCCATGGTGCTGGGGCAGAAGCTCGCCGCGCAGACCGTGCCGGTGCTGGGTGCGGTGGCGGGGGCGGCCACGAATTACGCCTATACAAGCTATTATCAGCAGATGGCGCATGTTCATTTCGGGTTGCGCCGCCTTGCCATCACCGCAGATCGCGACCATGCCGAGCTGATCGAGGAGCTGCGCGAGCGCGTGCAACTGCCGGTGGTGAAACGGGCAGGGTGAGAGCGTTACTTCCACACCTCTGAATGCAGATAAGCCTCGACCAGCGGGCGTACGGTCTGAACGCCGCGCGCACGGGCGTCGTGAATCACGTCGCGTATGGCGGCAAGATCGACGCTGCGGATCATGTGCTTGACCGGCCCGATGGAGGCGGGACGCATCGAGAAAGTGTCGATCCCGATGGCGGCAAGGCAGATCGCCTCCAGCGGACGACCGGCATCTTCGCCACAGAACGAAAGCGGCGTATTATGGGCTTGGCAGCGCGTGACGATGTTTTCGAGGAACGTCAGGAAACTCACGTTGAGCGTGTCATAGCGCCGCCGCACACGCTCATTCTCGCGGTCAGCGGCAAAGAAGAATTGTTTAAGATCATTGCCGCCGATCGACAGAAAACCGACCTCTTCGAAAAATTTGTCCGGCGCAAAGGCAAGCGAAGGCGTCTCCAGCATCGCGCCGATGTCCAGCCGCTCAGGGAGTGCGTGGCCAAGGATGCGCTCGCGCTCCAGCGCCTTGTTGACCTCTGTGCACCCGGCGGTGAACTCTTCAAACTGGGCGATGAACGGGAACATCACCGACAATGGCCGCCCGGCAGCGGCGCGCAACAGCGCCTGAAGCTGCATCCGCATCACGCCGGGTTTATCAAGCCCGACCCGGATTGCCCGCCAGCCCATCGCCGGGTTGGGTTCATCGTTCGGCTTCATATAGGGCAGCACCTTGTCCGACCCGATATCGAGCGTGCGAAACACCACGCGCTTGCCAAGTGCGGCATCCAGCACGCGGGCGTAAAGCGCCGAAAGCTCGCCGCGCTTGGGCATCTGGCTGCGCACCAGAAATTGCAACTCGGTGCGAAACAGGCCAACGCCTTCGGCCCCGGACCCGGTCAGCGACGGCAGATCGGCCATCAACCCGGCATTCATCTGTAAGGAGATAACCCGCCCGTCAAGGCTCCGCGCCGGTTTGTCCCGGATCGAGGCGTAGCGCTCCACCGCCTCCGCCTGCATCGCCATCTTGTCGCGGAATGCGGCGACAACCGTATCGTCAGGGCGCAGATGCACGAAACCCTGGTTGCCGTCGACCATGATATGATCGCCGTTGAGCGCTTCGGTGTTGATCCGTTCTGCATGGATGACCAGCGGAATAGCAAGCGCGCGCGCCACGATGGCGGCATGGCTGCCGACCGAGCCTTCTTCCAGCACAACCCCCTTGAGCGAACGGCCATAGTCGAGCAATTCTGCAGGCCCGATATTGCGCGCCACCAAAACCGGATCGGCGGGCATCTCGGCCCCGGTTTGCGAGCCTTGGCCAGTGAGGATGCGCAGCAGCCGGTTCGACAGATCGTCAAGATCGTGCAGGCGTTCGCGCAGGTATTGATCTTTGACCTGCGCCATACGGGCGCGTGCGGTGCTTTGTTCCTTCTCCACGGCGGCTTCGGCAGAAAGGCCGCGCGCGATGTCTTCCTCCATCCGCCGCATCCAGCCTTTGGAGTTGGCAAACATCCGGTAGGCTTCAAGCACCTGCATCTGTTCCGCGTCACCGCCGCGCACCCCGGTCAGCATCTGATCGACACTGACGCGCAGATGCTCTACCGCCTCGCGCAGCCGCTCCAGCTCGCGGTGCGGATCATCGGCAAACGGATCGGTGATCACCACGCGCGGTTCATGCAGCCAGACATGGCCTTCCGCCGCGCCTTCCTGCGCGGTGGCTCCGCGGATCAAAACCGGCTTGGTATGCAGTGCCTTGAGGGCGGATTCGTCCCCGACGAAGGCACCCAGTTCGGCCATTTCGGCCAACACCATGGCAACCACTTCCAAGGCTTCGACCTCAACATCGGAAAACGCCCGTGCGGTTTTCGATTGCACCACCAGCACACCCAGCTTTTCGCCCAGCCGCTGAATCGGCAGGCCAAGGAAGCTTGAGAAAACCTCTTCGCCGGTCTCCGGCATGAACCGGAAGCCATGCGCAGAAGGGGCATCTGCGGTGTTCATCGTCTTGCCGGTGCGCGCCACGCGCCCGACCAAGCCTTCGCCCATCCGCATCCGTGTCTTGTGAACCGAATCGGGGTTAAGCCCTTCGGTGGCGCACAGTTCAAGCGTTTCGGAATCGCGAAACAGATAGACCGAGCAAACCTCGCAATCCATTTCCTCGGCGATCAGCGTGGTAATCCGGTCAAGCCGCTCTTGGCCTGCGCTTTCTTCGGCCATGACGGCCCGAAGCCGCCCCAGCATCTTGCG
This is a stretch of genomic DNA from Aquicoccus sp. G2-2. It encodes these proteins:
- a CDS encoding EAL domain-containing protein; the encoded protein is MPRGNKGIWADVPAGHEDPVSYAVQSRRRSTLEMVDAAVRHKQVLLAFQPIVQAARPGFIAFYEGLIRVQDADGRVIPAKDFIHEIEQTETGRILDCIALEKGLKVLARQPDLRLAINMSARSIGYERWIDTLKRGLLADATAAERLILEITESSAMLVPELVSSFMAKLCGEGISFALDDFGAGLTSFRYLRDFYFDILKIDGQFVRGIHNNPDNQVLARALVGVARQFDMFTVAEFVENAPDAAYLANIGVDCLQGYYFGAPTVNPAWAQPEKLRASA
- a CDS encoding flavin reductase family protein, which gives rise to MFYRPEDGHGLPHNPFNALIVPRPIGWISTRGSAGVDNLAPYSFFNGAAYSPPQVTFANIGSKADRDSAKDSMSNIRETGVFCVNIVAQALLDAMNASSQAVPADQSEFDHAGLERAACETIPCARVAAAPAALECKMTQIIQLEGKANLLCIGTVTGIHLRDEHLVDGLFDITRFVPVTRLGYRDYALVESTFSLARPDDG
- the ptsP gene encoding phosphoenolpyruvate--protein phosphotransferase, coding for MIRTKHQTDSRKMLGRLRAVMAEESAGQERLDRITTLIAEEMDCEVCSVYLFRDSETLELCATEGLNPDSVHKTRMRMGEGLVGRVARTGKTMNTADAPSAHGFRFMPETGEEVFSSFLGLPIQRLGEKLGVLVVQSKTARAFSDVEVEALEVVAMVLAEMAELGAFVGDESALKALHTKPVLIRGATAQEGAAEGHVWLHEPRVVITDPFADDPHRELERLREAVEHLRVSVDQMLTGVRGGDAEQMQVLEAYRMFANSKGWMRRMEEDIARGLSAEAAVEKEQSTARARMAQVKDQYLRERLHDLDDLSNRLLRILTGQGSQTGAEMPADPVLVARNIGPAELLDYGRSLKGVVLEEGSVGSHAAIVARALAIPLVIHAERINTEALNGDHIMVDGNQGFVHLRPDDTVVAAFRDKMAMQAEAVERYASIRDKPARSLDGRVISLQMNAGLMADLPSLTGSGAEGVGLFRTELQFLVRSQMPKRGELSALYARVLDAALGKRVVFRTLDIGSDKVLPYMKPNDEPNPAMGWRAIRVGLDKPGVMRMQLQALLRAAAGRPLSVMFPFIAQFEEFTAGCTEVNKALERERILGHALPERLDIGAMLETPSLAFAPDKFFEEVGFLSIGGNDLKQFFFAADRENERVRRRYDTLNVSFLTFLENIVTRCQAHNTPLSFCGEDAGRPLEAICLAAIGIDTFSMRPASIGPVKHMIRSVDLAAIRDVIHDARARGVQTVRPLVEAYLHSEVWK